The proteins below come from a single Mytilus edulis chromosome 5, xbMytEdul2.2, whole genome shotgun sequence genomic window:
- the LOC139525598 gene encoding maestro heat-like repeat-containing protein family member 1 isoform X2 gives MIMPGVDDDAIRNTGGQVDDLAMAMIDAAYDREADCRDQICDALFDLGKKRPALVLSSAYSYLKKHNKLQTGHRVVLLQCMERIIKETLSELEPPLAVDVIKQAAMELTVSKEVMPEWQTAASGVLVSLGARFCDEVMDEMLQRFQPGILPHFFVIQTIGNLATSNVYGMVPHLTAVLGTMLPMLGMAKHENMRWVFSSAISKFSEAIIDYCANTDKAPDPSVSKERFEQEIGSAFDVLFNSWLHITKEMKLRVAIVEAIGNMCHLMARDKLEEQLPKILQVILGLYKKHPEPIHVTQGLCSVLDAVCIEGNTVLEPNLDTVLGFLFPQIINPPDYKNPQSIKNHNEVLRCLAIIARSFSGKLTGILLSKLESGNEKMKIGMLTVFKHLINAATESMQDKQEVVVSGLKMMLSEQNNKLKKVFAQVVIAMAHHGYLELEGGQQMIEFIIKQSALKNDPPGKKSPDPEYVSNQALRTMCDHVLQLLTTTVEDMEHVLWPYLLELIVPEQYTEAQGVVCKCLSHLATKKRKEQTEDYEIDFETQANIPKPEALIARLMVLAGRPQNGRNRGIHVLTLMQGLVPNLNENLVELWDTVIPKLIQYLEDASKEDTWNQKNWEDLSLKLLSKSLDVVDNEEWIAELGEVFGQQIPMYNNYPDEKNFMYKCLGVITRKSTKKDFVGKHLDLIFGSVKHSDQTEREGCAIAMGFCAASHLDAVLSKLESVAKTELQQKSSGLFSFMKIGFAANKGEKSEVDIERTKATLMLCYGFVALFSPVSLIVSRMEATILRSIQPYFANVKDTSVKQNLIRTLDLIGDALHPDHLKTTYNFSNRGEFITHLQSYMQMESTTSLTNETRALAMNACSTLVKLDPRLNEAEELDLVKTSIDCIYPLPLGGIPVSKKGKEESYDKTLEAEVLMSATFDALHDLLKEILLKDLTPNGLNTIFKQLSKWFLSIEEYERERSLTTLLIVENFLLENMEPSSNNITDFPTECVILAKLVPRCTDPNIRVRQMAMDCVQCTLRIASKIAGNSMDQPDQMIDALCTLKERLEKDDPNVLFSVINDLAKVIAKKLPSGQLIEFLDVLQEGLLDPQSHSSSGACVVLNGILKARGNEVSKQVSTIIGYLHDKLGQIEFDQTRTGTLRSVRTLSSHHLTNVLKALLSYPLPYDSNIVAIWQILSQDAMLTSGFTDQMLDMLARQLPYEEKKDGDRTIKIATQTPLAVTCALKIIFDVEESEEVVKKNYHRFFSSLLIRIGSSIDCKPPKPVVEEKESKPKEKKKSVPPPSSKVPVPSLAAVEAFRSFLQRSKSEDIIEGLDKEDCWEMFEDEERYPESVTILCRYLVESAVGGPYISKIVTSLASGLSSLYDPQRVTVAAFFSELINLKCAGNDDMIEMVMNSLLGRLVDSSHMVRMLCIRGLGNVASNEKQQVQQYSTTVLSAMMAGMDDKEDPEDLITTEAMSGLSKILSEIDESHIRAILINVSLRIRPCFEKDRPAVRAQAFILFGNLSRFGDGPSKAPFLEQIHSNFVSLLLHLNDPEQEVKKACKFSLRLLGPLLESEAINNKFQKYLLEDANLIYGEFMNDLAKCIIQDFPDKVNFYVMGCISFYKSMWSEIKCNAALFTGYLLGNLQHDKQVAISKEHVCAALIILLKDQSPSVRAAAAEAMSLLYEY, from the exons ATGATAATGCCTGGAGTAGACGATGATGCAATTCGGAATACGGGTGGCCAAGTCGATG aCTTGGCCATGGCCATGATTGATGCTGCCTACGACAGGGAAGCAGACTGCAGGGACCAGATCTGTGATGCTTTGTTTGACCTTGGAAAGAAGAGGCCAGCACTTGTCTTAAGCTCTGCATATTCTTACCTAAAGAAGCACAACAAA CTTCAAACTGGCCACAGAGTTGTGTTGTTACAATGTATGGAAAGGATTATAAAGGAAACACTGAGCGAGCTGGAGCCACCATTAGCTGTAGATGTCATTAAACAAGCTGCTATGGAACTGACTGTTTCAAAG GAAGTAATGCCAGAATGGCAGACAGCTGCAAGTGGTGTCCTGGTTTCCTTGGGAGCCAGATTTTGTGATGAAGTTATGGATGAAATGTTACAAAGATTTCAACCAGGAATTTTACCTCATTTCTTTGTGATCCAGACCATAGGAAACTTAGCCACATCTAATG TGTATGGAATGGTTCCACATTTGACTGCAGTGTTAGGAACAATGTTACCCATGTTAGGGATGGCCAAACATGAAAATATGAGATGGGTATTTTCATCAG CAATATCAAAATTTAGTGAGGCCATCATAGACTATTGTGCCAATACTGACAAGGCCCCAGATCCCTCAGTATCAAAAGAAAGATTTGAACAGGAAATAGGATCAGCATTTGATGTTTTGTTTAACTCCTGGTTACATATAACGAAGGAAATGAAA TTGAGAGTAGCTATTGTTGAAGCTATTGGGAACATGTGTCATTTAATGGCCAGAGATAAACTGGAAGAACAATTGCCAAAAATTCTACAGGTTATTTTAGGATTGTACAAAAAGCATCCAGAACCAATTCATGTTACCCAG GGATTGTGCAGTGTATTAGATGCAGTTTGTATAGAAGGAAATACAGTGTTAGAACCAAACCTGGATACAGTTTTAGGATTTCTTTTCCCACAA ataattAATCCACCAGACTACAAAAATCCGCAAAGCATAAAGAATCATAATGAAGTTCTCAGATGTTTGGCTATTATAG CCAGGTCATTTTCTGGTAAATTGACTGGCATTTTATTATCAAAGCTGGAGAGTGGAAATGAGAAGATGAAAATAGGAATGCTGACAGTGTTCAAACATCTTATAAATGCTGCAA cCGAATCCATGCAAGACAAACAGGAAGTAGTTGTGTCTGGTCTGAAAATGATGCTCAGTGAACAGAATAACAAG CTGAAGAAAGTATTTGCCCAGGTTGTAATTGCCATGGCACATCACGGTTATCTAGAACTTGAAGGAGGACAACAAATGATAGAGTTCATCATTAAACAGTCTGCACTCAAAAATGATCCTCCT ggTAAAAAGTCTCCCGATCCTGAGTATGTGTCTAACCAAGCGTTACGTACCATGTGTGATCATGTTTTACAGTTACTGACAACCACAGTGGAGGATATGGAACAT gTTTTATGGCCATATTTATTAGAATTAATTGTCCCTGAACAATATACAGAGGCTCAAGGAGTAGTATGCAAATGTTTGTCTCACTTGGCTACTAAAAAAAGGAAAGAACAAACAGAAGATTATGAGATAGATTTTGAAACTCAAG ctAATATTCCCAAACCGGAAGCTTTGATAGCTAGACTGATGGTACTAGCAGGACGACCACAAAATGGTAGAAACAGAGGGATTCATGTACTCACATTAATGCAGGGACTGGTTcctaatttaaatgaaaatctgGTAGAGCTATGGGACACTGTTATACCTAAACTAATCCAGTATTTGGAAG ATGCCAGTAAAGAAGATACTTGGAACCAGAAGAATTGGGAGGATTTGTCTCTTAAg TTGCTAAGTAAAAGTTTAGATGTTGTAGACAATGAAGAATGGATAGCTGAGCTTGGAGAAGTATTCGGACAACAGATACCTATGTATAATAATTATCCTGATGAAAAG AACTTCATGTATAAATGTCTCGGTGTGATTACAAGAAAATCAACAAAGAAAGATTTTGTAGGAAAACATTTAGATTTAATATTTGGTTCAGTGAAACATTCAGATCAGACAGAGAGAGAG gGCTGTGCTATAGCAATGGGATTCTGTGCTGCTTCACATTTAGATGCTGTCCTTTCAAAATTAGAATCTGTTGCTAAAACAGAACTTCAGCAAAAATCCTCAGGATTGTTTAGTTTTATGAAG ATAGGGTTTGCTGCAAATAAG GGTGAGAAGTCGGAAGTTGATATAGAAAGGACAAAAGCTACATTGATGCTGTGTTATGGTTTTGTAGCCTTATTTTCTCCAGTTTCTCTCATTGTGTCCAGAATGGAAGCTACAATTCTTAGAAGTATTCAACCATACTTTGCCAATGTTAAG GATACATCAGTAAAACAAAACCTAATTCGCACACTCGACTTGATTGGTGATGCGCTACATCCAGATCATCttaaaacaacatataattttaGTAACCGTGGCGAGTTTATTACTCATCTGCAG AGTTATATGCAGATGGAGAGTACAACATCATTAACCAATGAAACAAGAGCTTTAGCAATGAATGCTTGTTCAACATTAGT TAAACTGGATCCCCGTTTAAACGAGGCAGAAGAACTTGATCTTGTGAAAACCAGTATAGACTGTATATATCCACTGCCACTTGGTGGAATACCTGTGTCAAAGAAGGGGAAGGAAGAATCGTATGACAAGACGTTAGAAGCTGAAGTGCTGATGTCAGCAACATTTGATGCTTTACATGACTTACTTAAAGAAATACTCCTCAAAGATCTCACTCCTAATGGACTAAATACTATTTTCAAG CAACTGAGTAAATGGTTTCTTTCTATTGAAGAGTATGAGCGAGAAAGGAGTTTAACAACACTTCTTATTGTAGAAAACTTTTTATTAGAAAATATGGAACCGAGTTCAAAT AATATAACAGATTTCCCCACTGAATGTGTCATCCTTGCCAAGCTAGTCCCAAGATGTACAGATCCCAATATAAGAGTTAGACAGATGGCTATGGACTGTGTTCAGTGTACACTTAGGATTGCTTCAAAAATAGCAG gTAATTCAATGGACCAGCCAGATCAGATGATTGATGCTTTGTGTACACTTAAAGAACGGCTAGAGAAAGATGATCCAAATGTTTTATTCAGTGTTATAAACGACCTTGCCAAG gtgATTGCTAAAAAGTTACCAAGTGGTCAACTGATAGAATTTTTAGATGTTTTACAAGAAGGGCTTTTAGATCCCCAGTCACACAGTTCATCTGGGGCCTGTGTTGTACTAAATGGTATTCTTAAAGCTAGAGGCAACGAAGTATCAAAACAG GTCTCTACTATTATCGGTTATCTTCATGATAAGTTAGGTCAGATTGAGTTTGATCAAACCAGAACTGGTACACTAAGATCTGTCAGAACATTGTCGTCACATCATCTCACTAATGTATTAAAGGCTTTACTGAGTTATCCACTACCTTATGATAG TAATATAGTAGCAATATGGCAAATTCTATCCCAGGATGCCATGCTAACGTCTGGTTTCACTGATCAGATGTTGGACATGCTGGCGAGACAATTACCatatgaagaaaagaaagatgGAGACAGAACAATAAAAATTGCAACACAAACACCTTTAGCt GTGACTTGtgctttaaaaattatatttgatgTTGAAGAATCTGAAGAGGTGGTTAAGAAGAATTACcacagatttttttcttcactaCTTATAAGAATTGGTTCTTCTATTGATTGTAAGCCTCCAAAACCTGTTGTG GAGGAAAAGGAAAGTAAaccaaaagaaaagaagaaatctGTTCCACCTCCATCGTCTAAAGTTCCAGTTCCTAGTCT GGCAGCTGTAGAGGCATTTAGGTCATTTCTACAGAGGTCAAAGTCAGAGGACATTATAGAGGGACTTGACAAAGAAGATTGCTGGGAAATGTTTGAAGATGAAGAAAGATATCCTGAAAGTGTCACCATATTATGCAG ATATTTAGTAGAAAGCGCAGTAGGAGGACCGTACATATCAAAGATAGTTACATCTCTTGCTTCAGGCTTGTCAAGTTTGTACGACCCTCAGAGAGTTACAGTGGCTGCGTTCTTTTCAGAG TTGATAAATCTGAAATGTGCTGGTAATGACGACATGATAGAAATGGTGATGAACAGTTTACTGGGAAGACTTGTAGATTCTTCTCACATGGTTAGAATGTTGTGTATCAGAGGCCTGGGAAATGTGGCCAGTAATGAGAAACAACAG gTACAGCAATACTCCACGACAGTTCTATCAGCTATGATGGCCGGTATGGACGACAAAGAGGACCCTGAGGATCTCATCACCACAGAGGCCATGTCTGGACTGTCAAAGATTCTGTCAGAGATAGATGAGAGTCACATCAGAGCAATACTCATTAATGTTTCACTCAGAATTAGACCTTGCTTTGAAAAG GATCGACCTGCTGTTCGAGCTCAGGCATTTATTTTGTTTGGTAATTTATCAAGGTTTGGAGATGGTCCATCTAAAGCTCCATTTTTAGAACAAATACACAGTAACTTTGTTAGTTTATTACTGCATCTAAATGATCCAGAACAGGAAGTAAAAAAG GCTTGCAAGTTTTCATTGCGTCTCTTAGGACCACTGCTAGAGTCAGAGGCTATTAATAATAAATTCCAGAAATATCTACTGGAAGATGCTAATCTTATTTATGGGGAGTTTATGAATGATTTAGCAAAATGTATT
- the LOC139525598 gene encoding maestro heat-like repeat-containing protein family member 1 isoform X4, with amino-acid sequence MIMPGVDDDAIRNTGGQVDDLAMAMIDAAYDREADCRDQICDALFDLGKKRPALVLSSAYSYLKKHNKLQTGHRVVLLQCMERIIKETLSELEPPLAVDVIKQAAMELTVSKEVMPEWQTAASGVLVSLGARFCDEVMDEMLQRFQPGILPHFFVIQTIGNLATSNVYGMVPHLTAVLGTMLPMLGMAKHENMRWVFSSAISKFSEAIIDYCANTDKAPDPSVSKERFEQEIGSAFDVLFNSWLHITKEMKLRVAIVEAIGNMCHLMARDKLEEQLPKILQVILGLYKKHPEPIHVTQGLCSVLDAVCIEGNTVLEPNLDTVLGFLFPQIINPPDYKNPQSIKNHNEVLRCLAIIARSFSGKLTGILLSKLESGNEKMKIGMLTVFKHLINAATESMQDKQEVVVSGLKMMLSEQNNKLKKVFAQVVIAMAHHGYLELEGGQQMIEFIIKQSALKNDPPGKKSPDPEYVSNQALRTMCDHVLQLLTTTVEDMEHVLWPYLLELIVPEQYTEAQGVVCKCLSHLATKKRKEQTEDYEIDFETQANIPKPEALIARLMVLAGRPQNGRNRGIHVLTLMQGLVPNLNENLVELWDTVIPKLIQYLEDASKEDTWNQKNWEDLSLKLLSKSLDVVDNEEWIAELGEVFGQQIPMYNNYPDEKNFMYKCLGVITRKSTKKDFVGKHLDLIFGSVKHSDQTEREGCAIAMGFCAASHLDAVLSKLESVAKTELQQKSSGLFSFMKGEKSEVDIERTKATLMLCYGFVALFSPVSLIVSRMEATILRSIQPYFANVKDTSVKQNLIRTLDLIGDALHPDHLKTTYNFSNRGEFITHLQSYMQMESTTSLTNETRALAMNACSTLVKLDPRLNEAEELDLVKTSIDCIYPLPLGGIPVSKKGKEESYDKTLEAEVLMSATFDALHDLLKEILLKDLTPNGLNTIFKQLSKWFLSIEEYERERSLTTLLIVENFLLENMEPSSNNITDFPTECVILAKLVPRCTDPNIRVRQMAMDCVQCTLRIASKIAGNSMDQPDQMIDALCTLKERLEKDDPNVLFSVINDLAKVIAKKLPSGQLIEFLDVLQEGLLDPQSHSSSGACVVLNGILKARGNEVSKQVSTIIGYLHDKLGQIEFDQTRTGTLRSVRTLSSHHLTNVLKALLSYPLPYDSNIVAIWQILSQDAMLTSGFTDQMLDMLARQLPYEEKKDGDRTIKIATQTPLAVTCALKIIFDVEESEEVVKKNYHRFFSSLLIRIGSSIDCKPPKPVVEEKESKPKEKKKSVPPPSSKVPVPSLAAVEAFRSFLQRSKSEDIIEGLDKEDCWEMFEDEERYPESVTILCRYLVESAVGGPYISKIVTSLASGLSSLYDPQRVTVAAFFSELINLKCAGNDDMIEMVMNSLLGRLVDSSHMVRMLCIRGLGNVASNEKQQVQQYSTTVLSAMMAGMDDKEDPEDLITTEAMSGLSKILSEIDESHIRAILINVSLRIRPCFEKDRPAVRAQAFILFGNLSRFGDGPSKAPFLEQIHSNFVSLLLHLNDPEQEVKKACKFSLRLLGPLLESEAINNKFQKYLLEDANLIYGEFMNDLAKCIIQDFPDKVNFYVMGCISFYKSMWSEIKCNAALFTGYLLGNLQHDKQVAISKEHVCAALIILLKDQSPSVRAAAAEAMSLLYEY; translated from the exons ATGATAATGCCTGGAGTAGACGATGATGCAATTCGGAATACGGGTGGCCAAGTCGATG aCTTGGCCATGGCCATGATTGATGCTGCCTACGACAGGGAAGCAGACTGCAGGGACCAGATCTGTGATGCTTTGTTTGACCTTGGAAAGAAGAGGCCAGCACTTGTCTTAAGCTCTGCATATTCTTACCTAAAGAAGCACAACAAA CTTCAAACTGGCCACAGAGTTGTGTTGTTACAATGTATGGAAAGGATTATAAAGGAAACACTGAGCGAGCTGGAGCCACCATTAGCTGTAGATGTCATTAAACAAGCTGCTATGGAACTGACTGTTTCAAAG GAAGTAATGCCAGAATGGCAGACAGCTGCAAGTGGTGTCCTGGTTTCCTTGGGAGCCAGATTTTGTGATGAAGTTATGGATGAAATGTTACAAAGATTTCAACCAGGAATTTTACCTCATTTCTTTGTGATCCAGACCATAGGAAACTTAGCCACATCTAATG TGTATGGAATGGTTCCACATTTGACTGCAGTGTTAGGAACAATGTTACCCATGTTAGGGATGGCCAAACATGAAAATATGAGATGGGTATTTTCATCAG CAATATCAAAATTTAGTGAGGCCATCATAGACTATTGTGCCAATACTGACAAGGCCCCAGATCCCTCAGTATCAAAAGAAAGATTTGAACAGGAAATAGGATCAGCATTTGATGTTTTGTTTAACTCCTGGTTACATATAACGAAGGAAATGAAA TTGAGAGTAGCTATTGTTGAAGCTATTGGGAACATGTGTCATTTAATGGCCAGAGATAAACTGGAAGAACAATTGCCAAAAATTCTACAGGTTATTTTAGGATTGTACAAAAAGCATCCAGAACCAATTCATGTTACCCAG GGATTGTGCAGTGTATTAGATGCAGTTTGTATAGAAGGAAATACAGTGTTAGAACCAAACCTGGATACAGTTTTAGGATTTCTTTTCCCACAA ataattAATCCACCAGACTACAAAAATCCGCAAAGCATAAAGAATCATAATGAAGTTCTCAGATGTTTGGCTATTATAG CCAGGTCATTTTCTGGTAAATTGACTGGCATTTTATTATCAAAGCTGGAGAGTGGAAATGAGAAGATGAAAATAGGAATGCTGACAGTGTTCAAACATCTTATAAATGCTGCAA cCGAATCCATGCAAGACAAACAGGAAGTAGTTGTGTCTGGTCTGAAAATGATGCTCAGTGAACAGAATAACAAG CTGAAGAAAGTATTTGCCCAGGTTGTAATTGCCATGGCACATCACGGTTATCTAGAACTTGAAGGAGGACAACAAATGATAGAGTTCATCATTAAACAGTCTGCACTCAAAAATGATCCTCCT ggTAAAAAGTCTCCCGATCCTGAGTATGTGTCTAACCAAGCGTTACGTACCATGTGTGATCATGTTTTACAGTTACTGACAACCACAGTGGAGGATATGGAACAT gTTTTATGGCCATATTTATTAGAATTAATTGTCCCTGAACAATATACAGAGGCTCAAGGAGTAGTATGCAAATGTTTGTCTCACTTGGCTACTAAAAAAAGGAAAGAACAAACAGAAGATTATGAGATAGATTTTGAAACTCAAG ctAATATTCCCAAACCGGAAGCTTTGATAGCTAGACTGATGGTACTAGCAGGACGACCACAAAATGGTAGAAACAGAGGGATTCATGTACTCACATTAATGCAGGGACTGGTTcctaatttaaatgaaaatctgGTAGAGCTATGGGACACTGTTATACCTAAACTAATCCAGTATTTGGAAG ATGCCAGTAAAGAAGATACTTGGAACCAGAAGAATTGGGAGGATTTGTCTCTTAAg TTGCTAAGTAAAAGTTTAGATGTTGTAGACAATGAAGAATGGATAGCTGAGCTTGGAGAAGTATTCGGACAACAGATACCTATGTATAATAATTATCCTGATGAAAAG AACTTCATGTATAAATGTCTCGGTGTGATTACAAGAAAATCAACAAAGAAAGATTTTGTAGGAAAACATTTAGATTTAATATTTGGTTCAGTGAAACATTCAGATCAGACAGAGAGAGAG gGCTGTGCTATAGCAATGGGATTCTGTGCTGCTTCACATTTAGATGCTGTCCTTTCAAAATTAGAATCTGTTGCTAAAACAGAACTTCAGCAAAAATCCTCAGGATTGTTTAGTTTTATGAAG GGTGAGAAGTCGGAAGTTGATATAGAAAGGACAAAAGCTACATTGATGCTGTGTTATGGTTTTGTAGCCTTATTTTCTCCAGTTTCTCTCATTGTGTCCAGAATGGAAGCTACAATTCTTAGAAGTATTCAACCATACTTTGCCAATGTTAAG GATACATCAGTAAAACAAAACCTAATTCGCACACTCGACTTGATTGGTGATGCGCTACATCCAGATCATCttaaaacaacatataattttaGTAACCGTGGCGAGTTTATTACTCATCTGCAG AGTTATATGCAGATGGAGAGTACAACATCATTAACCAATGAAACAAGAGCTTTAGCAATGAATGCTTGTTCAACATTAGT TAAACTGGATCCCCGTTTAAACGAGGCAGAAGAACTTGATCTTGTGAAAACCAGTATAGACTGTATATATCCACTGCCACTTGGTGGAATACCTGTGTCAAAGAAGGGGAAGGAAGAATCGTATGACAAGACGTTAGAAGCTGAAGTGCTGATGTCAGCAACATTTGATGCTTTACATGACTTACTTAAAGAAATACTCCTCAAAGATCTCACTCCTAATGGACTAAATACTATTTTCAAG CAACTGAGTAAATGGTTTCTTTCTATTGAAGAGTATGAGCGAGAAAGGAGTTTAACAACACTTCTTATTGTAGAAAACTTTTTATTAGAAAATATGGAACCGAGTTCAAAT AATATAACAGATTTCCCCACTGAATGTGTCATCCTTGCCAAGCTAGTCCCAAGATGTACAGATCCCAATATAAGAGTTAGACAGATGGCTATGGACTGTGTTCAGTGTACACTTAGGATTGCTTCAAAAATAGCAG gTAATTCAATGGACCAGCCAGATCAGATGATTGATGCTTTGTGTACACTTAAAGAACGGCTAGAGAAAGATGATCCAAATGTTTTATTCAGTGTTATAAACGACCTTGCCAAG gtgATTGCTAAAAAGTTACCAAGTGGTCAACTGATAGAATTTTTAGATGTTTTACAAGAAGGGCTTTTAGATCCCCAGTCACACAGTTCATCTGGGGCCTGTGTTGTACTAAATGGTATTCTTAAAGCTAGAGGCAACGAAGTATCAAAACAG GTCTCTACTATTATCGGTTATCTTCATGATAAGTTAGGTCAGATTGAGTTTGATCAAACCAGAACTGGTACACTAAGATCTGTCAGAACATTGTCGTCACATCATCTCACTAATGTATTAAAGGCTTTACTGAGTTATCCACTACCTTATGATAG TAATATAGTAGCAATATGGCAAATTCTATCCCAGGATGCCATGCTAACGTCTGGTTTCACTGATCAGATGTTGGACATGCTGGCGAGACAATTACCatatgaagaaaagaaagatgGAGACAGAACAATAAAAATTGCAACACAAACACCTTTAGCt GTGACTTGtgctttaaaaattatatttgatgTTGAAGAATCTGAAGAGGTGGTTAAGAAGAATTACcacagatttttttcttcactaCTTATAAGAATTGGTTCTTCTATTGATTGTAAGCCTCCAAAACCTGTTGTG GAGGAAAAGGAAAGTAAaccaaaagaaaagaagaaatctGTTCCACCTCCATCGTCTAAAGTTCCAGTTCCTAGTCT GGCAGCTGTAGAGGCATTTAGGTCATTTCTACAGAGGTCAAAGTCAGAGGACATTATAGAGGGACTTGACAAAGAAGATTGCTGGGAAATGTTTGAAGATGAAGAAAGATATCCTGAAAGTGTCACCATATTATGCAG ATATTTAGTAGAAAGCGCAGTAGGAGGACCGTACATATCAAAGATAGTTACATCTCTTGCTTCAGGCTTGTCAAGTTTGTACGACCCTCAGAGAGTTACAGTGGCTGCGTTCTTTTCAGAG TTGATAAATCTGAAATGTGCTGGTAATGACGACATGATAGAAATGGTGATGAACAGTTTACTGGGAAGACTTGTAGATTCTTCTCACATGGTTAGAATGTTGTGTATCAGAGGCCTGGGAAATGTGGCCAGTAATGAGAAACAACAG gTACAGCAATACTCCACGACAGTTCTATCAGCTATGATGGCCGGTATGGACGACAAAGAGGACCCTGAGGATCTCATCACCACAGAGGCCATGTCTGGACTGTCAAAGATTCTGTCAGAGATAGATGAGAGTCACATCAGAGCAATACTCATTAATGTTTCACTCAGAATTAGACCTTGCTTTGAAAAG GATCGACCTGCTGTTCGAGCTCAGGCATTTATTTTGTTTGGTAATTTATCAAGGTTTGGAGATGGTCCATCTAAAGCTCCATTTTTAGAACAAATACACAGTAACTTTGTTAGTTTATTACTGCATCTAAATGATCCAGAACAGGAAGTAAAAAAG GCTTGCAAGTTTTCATTGCGTCTCTTAGGACCACTGCTAGAGTCAGAGGCTATTAATAATAAATTCCAGAAATATCTACTGGAAGATGCTAATCTTATTTATGGGGAGTTTATGAATGATTTAGCAAAATGTATT